A segment of the Bdellovibrio bacteriovorus genome:
CCACAGCTTTTTCCAGATTTTCCTGCAGGGTGATCGCCGTTCCGGAAGGTCTGTCTTTCTTGCGGTTGTGGTGGATTTCCTCAATCTGGAAATCAAAGTGTGAAATCGCGGAAAACGCTTTCAGTGCTTCGTTCAGCACCGCCACACCCAGGCTCATATTGGAAGACCAAAGAACCGGGATCTTTTTGCTGTAGGTTTTTAGCAGCTCTTTTTCTTTTTTGGAAAAGCCCGTTGTTCCGCACACCACCGGTGTTTTGGTTTCGCTGGCTTTTTTCAGAACATCTTTCAGGGCCTCGGGAGAAGTGAAGTCAATCCACACATCCACCGCTTGAGCTTTCTTCGCATCCCACTTTTCCGAGCGCAGCGGGGCATACACCAGTTCGCAGCGGGGATTGGCTTCAATCACGGCAGCGATCTCTTTCCCCATACGGCCGGCAGAGCCCATCAGGCCGATTTTGATCTTCTTCACAGCACACCCACTTTTTTCATTTCGGCCTGAAGTTTTGCGGTGTTTTCCGCACCCAGCTCCACCAGTGGCAAACGCAACTCTGCGGAATCCAGAAGACCCATCAGTTGCAGGGCTTTTTTCACCGGAATCGGATTGGCTTCAACGAAAAGCAGGTCGATCAGGTCATTGTATTTCGCGATGTCCGCGCGGGCCTTGTCCAGCGCCCCTTCCGACACCCATTTTTTCCACTGCACCATTTGCGCCGGAATCACATGCGACGCCACCGAGATCACCCCGTGACCGCCAGCGCCCAGGAATTCCACATACGTGCCATCATCACCGGACAGCATCACAAATTCACTGCCGCAGGCTTTGATGATTTCACTGGCCAGATCAATTTTTCCAGAGGCTTCTTTGATGCCGACCACGCCGGAAACTTTGGCAAGATCACGGATGGTGCCGGTCTCCAGAGACGTGATCGTGCGGCCCGGAACATTGTAAAGAATGGTCGGGATCTTCACGGAAGATGCCACGGCTTTGAAGTGCTCATACAATCCGCGCTGTGGTGGTTTGTTGTAATAAGGAACCACCACCAGAATCGCATCCGCACCCATTTCTTCGGCCTTGCGGGAATCTTCAATGGTCTGGGCTGTGTTGTTGGATCCTGTTCCCATGATCAGAACAACTTTGTCACCGCAGAAACTGCGGATGTGCTTAAACAACTCCGCTTTTTCCGCCGAGGTCAGGACCGGGCTTTCACCCGTGGTTCCGTTAACGACAAAACCATCCACACCACCAGCCAGTTGCTGCTTCAATAGTTTGTCCAAAGAAGCAAAGTCAATTTTTCCGTTTTTAAATGGCGTTACCAGTGCGGTGAACGTGCCTTTGAAATTTTTCATCCTACCACCTCAAGATTGTATTTAAAGTCCCCGACAAATACGGCATCCCCTTCCATCAGCGGGTGGGGATCACCACTGATGAACGTCACTTGCATTGAACCACCGGGCATTTGCACTTCCACGCTGGATTCTTTGGTTTCTTTGTTATGAACGAACGCTGCCGCCACAGCTCCCGTGCCGCAGGCCAAGGTGTAATCTTCCACCCCGCGCTCGAAAGTCACGGCTCTGATTTTTCCCGCGGATTCCTCGGCATAAAACGTGACGTTGGCACCTGCGGGCTGCAGATCGTGATGGGATCTGGCTTCACGGGCCATGTCTTTTAAGGCCACGGTGTCGGAAAACGCATGGATCTTTTGCACCAAGTGCGGAACACCGGTGTTCACCAGGGCGAATTTTTCTGTGGAGCTGGATTTGGTTTTAAGTTCGATCAGCTCCTGGATGAAGCGCGCTTCCGGCATTTTCACGCGGATGCGGCTATTACCTAAAATTTGCGCCACCACCAGGCCTGCGCCGGTTTTAAAGCGCAAGACTCCGGTGCCTTTGACGTCCAGAGAGTCATAACAAAAGCGCGCGGCACATCGGGCGGCATTGCCGCACATTTCTGCCGTGGACCCGTCGTTGTTGTAAAAGTCCCAGTGAAAATCAAAACCTTCGCTGCCGTCTTCGATCAGCAAGAAACCGTCGGTGCTAAGACCCAGAACACGGTCGCACACCAATTTCGCAAACTGCGGGCGGCTCATGCCCAGAGTCTTTTCCAAGTCGGCCCACGCCGAGCCCTTGCGGGCATCAATCAATGAAAATGTATTTCCCGCGCCGGACATCTTGGTGATCGACAGCGGTAACAGACGGTTCATGGCTCCTCCGTCTCGGCAGAGGTGTCATCATCCTGATTTTTTTTGATGGTTTTCTTTTTTGGATTCGGCGCCTGGTTGGCATCCTTGAAGGTCGGCTCACCACGGCCCAGCGGGGCCGGGTTCAATGGTGGCAGGGGACGGCCCTTGACTCCGCATGCGGAAACACTCAAGGCCAACACGGCAAACAGAAGGATTTTATTCAGCGGTTCCATTCATCCCCTTAAGCTCGCCTTCGACTTCCAAAACGCGTCGGCAAAGCATGGGGTCTATCATATACTGTCTGTACTGGTTCGCAGAAATGTTTTTGCAGGTCATCACGTATTTCTGAGCCTGCTCGGTGTTCATCTTTTTCTGAGAATGAGCCACTTTCCACTGCCAATAGTAGGATTCAGGATATTTTTCGTCCGCTTTCTTCAAAAGAGCCAAGGATTCCTGAGTTTTTAGCGGATTGTTAAGATCCAGAAACTTTTGGACCTCCAGGGCGTACCAGTACTTCTGCAGCGGAGATTTCTTCACCGCCACCGTGTCATACACTTTCTGGTACTCCGGCCATTTGGTCTGACAAGCCAACGCCTGGGCTTGGGTCAGTTTCAGATCTTCATCAAAAGGCACTACCAAAAGCTGTTTTCTTACAGTTTCTAGGCCTGCTTTGCAGTCACCCTTGGCGATCATCAGGCGCGCCATTTCAATCACGATGGGGAAGTTGTCAGGCTCGATGCGCGCAGCTTCCGAGACCTTGTCCAAGGCCTGATTGACGTCGGCCTTACGCAAAGACACGCCGGTTTCATAGAGCTGCTGGGACTTGTCACTGAAAAAGATGTTGGAAACTTCGCTGACGGTTTTTTTCAGTTCCGCCACCGCCTGAGGGCGGGTTTCTCTTTGAATCGCAGCCGAAAGAATATTGAGCGCTTGAGTGCGGTCGCGCTGCAGACTCAAATTATAGGCTTTTTCGATAATATCTTTGTAGGTCTCAGACTTGGGAAGTTTCGTCTGAGAAAAAGCGGGCAGGGCAAAAAAGGAAAGAGCCGCTGTTAAGGCGGCTCTCATCACTGTCATTCTCATGAATTATTTCTTCTGGAATGATTTCAAAGCAACAGTCACTTGGCCGAATTGGCTTGGAGCAACTTGTTTCAACAAACCGGACATTGGAACCAACTGTGGATTGATCCATGCGTTGATTTCAGAGTTGTCTTCTTTGTTTTTAAGACGAGCGTGGATGCAATCGAAAGTTCCAGCAGGAACAGTGATGCGCGCTTCTTTAACTTCGATAACTTCGATGTCTTGTTTAGGGATTTGTTGTTCTTTACCGTTCACCAGCAATTTTTTAGTTTCGCCAGTGTTTGGATCGATCAGCATTTCCATTTTTTGCTTACCAGCAAAACCAAGATCCATATCCTGATTCATCCAGATGCCATCAGCGCCGATAGAAGCTACAGACGTGATCATGGAACCTTTGATGAAGCCCATGTCGATGCTGTAGTCAGCTCTGTCGCCAACTTTCCAGTCCAAACCAGTAGTTTGAGCCTGTTCCAAAATGCCAGGCATTTGAGCCTGAACAACTACTTCCGTGATAGATGGTGCTGCAACTGCATTAACAGAGAACGCCAAACCTAGGGCCGCAATAATAGCCTTGAACATAAATTCCTCCTTGAATGGTTATATGGTCTCCTAATGAGACCACGACCAAGGGTGGTGCAGTCAAGGCTCTATTTATTGTTCTCTGTAACTACTCACCAGAACTTGACGCGGCTTGCTGCCGTTCGCTGGACCCACCACACCTTCTTTTTCGAAGATTTCAATCATGCGGGCAGCACGCGGATAGCCGAGTCTGAATTTGCGCTGAATTAAAGACGCAGAGATTTCTTTCTGCTCAGAAGCCCAAGACAGAATCTCGTCGTATCTTTCATCGTACTCTTCTTCACCAAAGCCGCCGCCATCGCCGCCACCTGCTTCGCCGCCGTCACCACCAGCAAATCCATCCAGCGCTTTCATCGCCAGTGGATCGTATTCAGGTTCCGCTTGCGATGCCCAGTGTTTCACGACATTGCCGATTTCGCCGTCAGACAAATAAGGTCCGTGGTGACGAGTTGGTTTTCCCACACCCGGAGCCTGGAACAGCATATCCCCGTTCGGCAACAGACGTTCCGCACCCGAATCATCGATGATGATACGGGAATCCATTTTGGACGCCACTTTCAGGGCCACACGGCCCGGGATGTTCGTTTTAATCAAACCGGTCACAACGTCTTTGCGCGGAGACTGGGTCGCCAGAATCAAATGGATTCCGCAGGCACGGGCTTTTTGGGTCAGACGCTGAATCGGCTCTTCGATGTTTTGTTTTTCAACGATCATCAAATCCGCCAACTCATCCACCACGATCACGATGTAAGGCAGGGGCTGGTAATAGTACTG
Coding sequences within it:
- a CDS encoding 4-hydroxy-tetrahydrodipicolinate reductase is translated as MKKIKIGLMGSAGRMGKEIAAVIEANPRCELVYAPLRSEKWDAKKAQAVDVWIDFTSPEALKDVLKKASETKTPVVCGTTGFSKKEKELLKTYSKKIPVLWSSNMSLGVAVLNEALKAFSAISHFDFQIEEIHHNRKKDRPSGTAITLQENLEKAVDKKLPEALAIRGGGVFGVHKIFAMSDEEVLTFEHTALNRTVFAKGSVQAAEWLVKQKPGLYQIRDVLFGKNK
- the dapA gene encoding 4-hydroxy-tetrahydrodipicolinate synthase; amino-acid sequence: MKNFKGTFTALVTPFKNGKIDFASLDKLLKQQLAGGVDGFVVNGTTGESPVLTSAEKAELFKHIRSFCGDKVVLIMGTGSNNTAQTIEDSRKAEEMGADAILVVVPYYNKPPQRGLYEHFKAVASSVKIPTILYNVPGRTITSLETGTIRDLAKVSGVVGIKEASGKIDLASEIIKACGSEFVMLSGDDGTYVEFLGAGGHGVISVASHVIPAQMVQWKKWVSEGALDKARADIAKYNDLIDLLFVEANPIPVKKALQLMGLLDSAELRLPLVELGAENTAKLQAEMKKVGVL
- the dapF gene encoding diaminopimelate epimerase produces the protein MNRLLPLSITKMSGAGNTFSLIDARKGSAWADLEKTLGMSRPQFAKLVCDRVLGLSTDGFLLIEDGSEGFDFHWDFYNNDGSTAEMCGNAARCAARFCYDSLDVKGTGVLRFKTGAGLVVAQILGNSRIRVKMPEARFIQELIELKTKSSSTEKFALVNTGVPHLVQKIHAFSDTVALKDMAREARSHHDLQPAGANVTFYAEESAGKIRAVTFERGVEDYTLACGTGAVAAAFVHNKETKESSVEVQMPGGSMQVTFISGDPHPLMEGDAVFVGDFKYNLEVVG
- a CDS encoding tetratricopeptide repeat protein; this translates as MRMTVMRAALTAALSFFALPAFSQTKLPKSETYKDIIEKAYNLSLQRDRTQALNILSAAIQRETRPQAVAELKKTVSEVSNIFFSDKSQQLYETGVSLRKADVNQALDKVSEAARIEPDNFPIVIEMARLMIAKGDCKAGLETVRKQLLVVPFDEDLKLTQAQALACQTKWPEYQKVYDTVAVKKSPLQKYWYALEVQKFLDLNNPLKTQESLALLKKADEKYPESYYWQWKVAHSQKKMNTEQAQKYVMTCKNISANQYRQYMIDPMLCRRVLEVEGELKGMNGTAE